A genomic stretch from Antarcticibacterium flavum includes:
- a CDS encoding type B 50S ribosomal protein L31: MKQGIHPENYRLVAFKDMSNEEVFITKSTANTKETIEVDGKEYPLVKMEISRTSHPFYTGKSKLLDTAGRIDKFKNKYAKFKK; encoded by the coding sequence ATGAAGCAGGGAATCCATCCGGAAAATTATAGATTGGTAGCATTTAAGGACATGTCTAACGAAGAGGTGTTCATTACTAAATCTACCGCTAATACAAAAGAAACTATTGAAGTTGACGGTAAAGAGTATCCATTGGTAAAGATGGAGATCTCAAGAACCTCTCATCCATTCTACACTGGAAAATCCAAATTACTGGATACAGCAGGTAGAATTGATAAGTTCAAGAACAAGTACGCAAAATTCAAGAAGTAA
- a CDS encoding RNA polymerase sigma factor, producing the protein MQQDLLISRLQAGDEKAFERIYFLYSESLYGIIYNIIRDEKVAEELLQDVFLKIWNNASSYDPKKGRFFTWVLNIARNASIDRLRSKDFKNSKGNLRSENFEDILVAQSNSIGKIDAIGLQKYLDRIGPVCKRLIDLLFFKGFTQKESAEELDIPLGTVKSRNRVCIDKLRAHIISP; encoded by the coding sequence ATGCAACAGGACCTTCTTATTTCCCGGCTACAAGCCGGTGATGAAAAAGCTTTTGAACGTATATACTTTCTTTATTCTGAAAGCTTATATGGTATCATATATAATATAATTAGGGATGAGAAAGTTGCTGAGGAGTTGCTGCAGGATGTCTTCCTTAAAATATGGAATAATGCTTCTTCCTATGATCCTAAAAAAGGCCGATTTTTTACCTGGGTCCTGAATATTGCGAGAAATGCCTCCATTGACCGCTTAAGATCGAAAGATTTTAAAAACAGCAAGGGAAATCTTAGAAGTGAAAATTTTGAAGATATCCTGGTAGCCCAAAGTAATTCAATTGGCAAAATCGATGCTATTGGACTTCAAAAATATCTTGACAGGATTGGACCGGTATGTAAAAGGCTTATTGATCTTTTATTCTTTAAGGGGTTTACCCAAAAGGAAAGCGCAGAAGAACTTGATATTCCACTTGGAACCGTAAAATCCAGGAACAGGGTTTGTATAGATAAATTAAGAGCTCACATAATCTCACCATGA
- a CDS encoding glycosyltransferase family 2 protein, with translation MQLSIVIPLLNEEESLNELYNWIVSVMQSNSYSYEIIFIDDGSTDGSWNTIQRLALENPSVKGIKFNRNYGKSQALHAGFLAAQGEVIITMDADLQDNPEEIPELFNLVKKQNYDLVSGWKRKRYDSVLTKNLPSKLFNAAARKTSGVQLHDFNCGLKAYRSEVIKNIDVYGEMHRYIPVLAKNAGFSNITEKEVKHQARKYGKTKFGMERFINGFLDLISIWFLSKFGKRPMHLFGALGVLMFFFGFIAAAWIGLSKLYKMYHELPNILVTNNPWFYISLILMVIGTQFFLAGFLGELILRSKRDKDRYLISKTTGITKALSA, from the coding sequence ATGCAATTATCTATTGTAATTCCTCTTCTAAATGAGGAAGAGTCTTTAAATGAATTATATAATTGGATTGTATCTGTGATGCAATCCAATTCTTATTCTTATGAAATAATTTTTATAGATGATGGCAGTACAGATGGTTCATGGAATACTATACAGCGGCTCGCATTAGAAAATCCTTCGGTAAAAGGAATTAAATTCAACCGGAATTATGGAAAATCCCAGGCCCTGCACGCAGGGTTCCTGGCAGCACAGGGAGAAGTGATCATCACAATGGATGCCGACCTTCAGGATAATCCCGAGGAGATCCCCGAGCTTTTCAACCTGGTTAAAAAGCAGAATTATGATCTTGTATCCGGCTGGAAAAGAAAAAGATATGACTCTGTCCTTACTAAAAACCTGCCTTCAAAACTATTTAATGCAGCTGCCAGAAAGACATCTGGGGTGCAACTGCATGACTTTAACTGCGGGCTTAAGGCTTACCGGAGTGAAGTGATCAAGAATATTGATGTTTACGGGGAAATGCACCGGTATATCCCTGTGCTTGCTAAGAACGCAGGTTTCTCCAATATCACTGAAAAAGAAGTTAAACACCAGGCCAGAAAATATGGTAAGACCAAGTTTGGGATGGAAAGATTTATCAACGGTTTCCTTGACCTTATAAGTATATGGTTCCTGTCCAAATTTGGAAAAAGGCCTATGCATCTTTTTGGGGCTCTTGGAGTGCTTATGTTCTTTTTTGGATTTATAGCTGCTGCCTGGATTGGCCTGTCAAAATTATATAAAATGTACCACGAGCTCCCAAACATCCTGGTTACAAATAATCCCTGGTTCTATATTTCCCTCATTCTCATGGTTATAGGAACCCAATTCTTTCTTGCAGGTTTCCTTGGAGAACTTATCCTGCGCAGCAAAAGGGATAAAGACCGTTATCTTATTAGCAAAACAACAGGGATTACTAAAGCACTTTCAGCTTAA
- a CDS encoding DUF4199 domain-containing protein gives METQKTEAKKFVLNYGVLLGILSVIMGVIMYVTNAYLDPGFIYSILGFLILIVVISLAIKAFKTENGNYLSLGEALKVGIGVAVIGGIITALWSFVLMNYIEPDYMTQMMDVSRDKMTEMNPNMTDAQLEAAMEFNAKFSSPWIVMAFSLIGNLFFGLIISLIAGLIMKNKNPYEA, from the coding sequence ATGGAAACACAAAAAACAGAAGCAAAGAAATTTGTGCTTAATTATGGGGTCTTACTTGGGATCCTCTCGGTTATTATGGGAGTAATAATGTATGTTACCAATGCATACCTGGACCCCGGCTTTATTTATTCTATCCTTGGCTTTCTCATTTTAATAGTGGTAATCTCCCTTGCAATCAAAGCTTTTAAGACTGAAAATGGGAACTATTTGAGCCTTGGAGAAGCTTTAAAAGTAGGGATAGGTGTAGCCGTGATTGGCGGTATTATTACTGCTTTATGGTCGTTTGTACTTATGAATTATATCGAACCAGATTATATGACGCAAATGATGGATGTAAGTCGGGATAAAATGACAGAAATGAATCCTAATATGACAGATGCTCAACTGGAAGCTGCTATGGAATTTAATGCTAAATTTAGCTCCCCGTGGATTGTTATGGCCTTTTCACTTATTGGCAACCTGTTCTTTGGCCTTATCATTTCACTTATCGCAGGATTAATAATGAAGAACAAGAACCCTTACGAAGCTTAG
- a CDS encoding ABC transporter ATP-binding protein, translated as MTYFRKILQFAKPYKHFAVLNIICNIFYALFSTLSFIALIPVINILFDENERVDRKPVWEGLKGIKDYTVDYFNYHVSQRVAEDELSALIFICGIVVLLFFLKNLFGYLAAFFITFLRNGVLRDVRDALYDKILALPVAYFSEKKKGDTISRITADVNEVQFSFLSILELIVREPLTIIFTIIAMLMISAKLTLFVFIFLPVSGFIISIIGKKLKSQSHQAQEENGHFLSIVEETLSSLKIVKGFNAENQFRKKFQDSTNRLNNILNSLVNRQNLASPASEFLGIFVIVVILWFGGNMVLVDGTLNAAAFIAFLGLAYNILTPAKQISKASYSVKKGNAAAERIIDVLETESTIKDAPNATTIESFEDAVEIKDINFKYEDEPVLKNFSLKVPKGSTVALVGQSGSGKSTIANLVTRFYDVNEGKIEIDGHDIRHLTRHSLRNLMGLVTQDSILFNDTIRNNVGLGKENAGEEEIIEALKIANAWEFVKDLPKGLETNIGDSGNKLSGGQKQRLSIARAVLKNPPIMILDEATSALDTESEKLVQKALENMMKNRTSIVIAHRLSTIQNADMIVVMQKGEIVEQGKHEYLLSREGTYKKLVEMQSFE; from the coding sequence ATGACATATTTTAGAAAAATCCTTCAGTTTGCGAAGCCTTATAAACACTTCGCAGTATTAAATATCATCTGTAATATTTTTTATGCCCTATTTAGTACCCTTTCTTTTATTGCGCTCATCCCTGTAATTAATATTCTGTTTGATGAAAATGAGCGCGTAGACCGCAAGCCGGTTTGGGAAGGTTTAAAAGGGATCAAGGATTATACTGTAGATTATTTTAATTATCACGTGAGCCAGCGGGTTGCAGAGGATGAACTCTCTGCCCTTATTTTCATTTGTGGGATTGTGGTGCTGCTGTTCTTCTTAAAGAACCTTTTTGGTTATCTGGCGGCATTTTTTATTACGTTCTTAAGAAATGGAGTACTGCGCGATGTAAGAGATGCATTATATGATAAGATACTTGCGTTGCCTGTTGCTTATTTTTCTGAAAAGAAAAAGGGTGATACGATCTCCAGGATCACGGCCGATGTGAATGAGGTCCAATTTTCCTTTCTTTCTATCCTGGAATTGATCGTAAGAGAACCTCTTACTATTATATTTACCATCATCGCTATGCTTATGATAAGCGCGAAGCTTACGCTTTTCGTTTTTATATTTCTCCCGGTCTCCGGATTTATTATTTCCATCATTGGTAAAAAGCTTAAAAGCCAGTCTCACCAGGCACAGGAGGAAAATGGTCATTTTCTGTCTATCGTTGAAGAAACCCTGTCCAGCTTAAAGATCGTGAAAGGTTTTAATGCTGAAAATCAATTCAGAAAGAAATTCCAGGATTCTACTAACCGGCTAAATAACATACTTAACAGCCTGGTAAACCGCCAAAACCTTGCTTCCCCTGCCAGTGAGTTCCTGGGGATCTTTGTGATCGTGGTGATCCTATGGTTTGGAGGAAATATGGTGCTGGTAGATGGCACCTTAAATGCTGCGGCATTTATCGCCTTTTTAGGTCTTGCTTATAACATCCTTACCCCTGCTAAACAAATCTCCAAAGCTTCCTATAGCGTTAAAAAAGGAAATGCGGCAGCAGAAAGGATCATTGACGTACTGGAAACCGAATCGACTATTAAAGATGCTCCAAATGCCACAACTATTGAAAGCTTTGAAGATGCGGTAGAAATAAAAGACATCAATTTTAAATATGAGGATGAACCCGTTTTAAAGAATTTTAGCCTTAAGGTTCCCAAGGGAAGTACTGTGGCATTGGTAGGCCAGTCCGGTAGCGGCAAATCTACAATAGCCAATTTGGTTACGCGCTTCTATGATGTTAACGAGGGAAAGATCGAAATTGATGGTCATGATATAAGGCATTTGACCAGGCATTCCCTGCGAAACCTTATGGGGCTTGTGACCCAGGATTCTATTCTATTTAATGACACTATCCGAAATAATGTAGGACTTGGAAAAGAGAACGCTGGTGAAGAGGAGATCATAGAGGCCTTAAAGATCGCAAATGCCTGGGAATTTGTAAAGGACCTGCCAAAAGGGCTGGAGACAAATATTGGAGACAGCGGGAACAAATTAAGCGGGGGCCAGAAGCAGCGGCTCTCTATTGCCAGGGCCGTGCTTAAAAATCCGCCAATTATGATCCTGGATGAAGCTACCTCTGCCCTGGATACAGAAAGTGAAAAGCTGGTGCAAAAAGCATTGGAGAATATGATGAAGAACAGGACATCCATTGTCATTGCGCACCGGCTTTCCACAATTCAAAATGCAGATATGATCGTAGTTATGCAAAAAGGTGAGATCGTGGAGCAAGGTAAACATGAATACCTTTTGTCTCGTGAGGGCACATATAAGAAGCTTGTAGAAATGCAATCCTTCGAATAA
- a CDS encoding phospho-sugar mutase, with translation MTQIKPEILNKAKEWLSDNFDSETQKNVNSLIENNPAELEESFYKNAAFGTGGMRGIMGVGPNRINKYTLGRNTQGISNILKEEFPGEQHKVVIAYDCRHNSKELAQVVATVFSANGIKVFLFSDLRATPVLSFAVKHLNCHCGIVLTASHNPPEYNGYKVYWQDGGQLVPPTDIKIIEEIENVDFASINFKANKDLIEFIDKEVDEAFIKASVKNGSFDTPAAAKDNLKIVFTSLHGTAITVIPQVLEKAGYKNVFTVKEQEEPDGNFPTVVSPNPEEPEALEMAIKLAEEKDADIVIGTDPDGDRLGVAVRDLSGKLILLNGNQTMLMMAWFLLEQWKKENKLNENSFVASTIVSTPMLKNITENYGAQYHEVLTGFKWIAKLIKDHPELNYVGGGEESFGFMVGDFVRDKDAATSTLLACEIAAQMKANGSSFYKKLLELYVEFGLYKEELISLVKKGIDGEMQIKQMMVDLRDNPLKEIAGEKIVLIEDYQSSIARNLQENTEHNIDIPKSNVLIYYTEEGTKVAARPSGTEPKIKFYISVNKDLEKVEEFDKASKELDEKITSVKDDLQVD, from the coding sequence ATGACACAGATCAAACCTGAAATACTTAATAAGGCCAAGGAATGGCTTTCAGATAATTTTGATTCAGAAACCCAAAAAAATGTCAATAGTTTAATTGAAAATAATCCAGCGGAACTCGAGGAGAGCTTTTATAAGAATGCTGCCTTTGGTACCGGTGGAATGAGAGGCATAATGGGTGTTGGCCCAAATCGTATAAATAAATACACTCTTGGGAGGAATACCCAGGGAATAAGCAATATCCTGAAGGAAGAATTCCCGGGTGAGCAGCATAAAGTAGTCATAGCTTACGACTGCCGGCACAACAGTAAAGAACTGGCACAGGTGGTGGCCACTGTTTTTTCTGCCAACGGGATTAAAGTATTTTTATTTTCAGACCTGCGTGCCACACCGGTTCTTTCCTTTGCAGTTAAGCACTTAAATTGCCACTGTGGCATCGTCCTAACCGCGAGTCATAACCCGCCCGAATATAACGGCTACAAGGTTTACTGGCAGGATGGTGGCCAGCTTGTACCCCCAACGGATATAAAAATCATTGAGGAAATAGAAAATGTAGATTTTGCAAGCATTAATTTTAAAGCAAATAAAGACCTTATAGAATTTATAGATAAGGAAGTGGATGAAGCGTTTATAAAAGCTTCAGTAAAGAACGGAAGTTTTGATACCCCTGCTGCTGCAAAGGATAATTTAAAGATTGTTTTTACCTCGCTGCATGGCACGGCTATAACTGTAATTCCGCAGGTATTGGAAAAGGCAGGTTACAAAAATGTCTTTACAGTAAAAGAACAGGAGGAACCAGATGGAAATTTCCCTACAGTGGTATCCCCCAATCCAGAAGAGCCTGAAGCCCTGGAAATGGCGATAAAACTTGCTGAAGAAAAAGATGCCGATATTGTCATAGGAACCGATCCCGACGGGGACCGCCTTGGAGTTGCTGTGAGGGACCTTTCAGGTAAATTAATTTTGTTGAATGGGAACCAAACAATGCTAATGATGGCCTGGTTCCTGCTGGAGCAATGGAAAAAAGAGAACAAACTGAATGAGAATTCCTTTGTAGCATCCACCATTGTTTCTACTCCAATGCTAAAGAATATTACTGAAAATTATGGAGCACAATATCACGAAGTCCTCACAGGCTTTAAATGGATAGCCAAATTGATAAAGGACCACCCGGAATTGAATTACGTTGGTGGCGGGGAAGAAAGCTTCGGGTTTATGGTTGGCGATTTTGTAAGAGATAAAGATGCAGCCACCTCTACCCTGCTGGCTTGTGAAATTGCTGCTCAAATGAAAGCCAATGGCAGCTCCTTCTATAAGAAACTACTGGAACTATATGTAGAATTTGGATTGTACAAGGAAGAATTGATCTCCCTTGTTAAAAAAGGAATAGACGGAGAAATGCAAATTAAACAGATGATGGTTGACCTTCGTGATAACCCTCTTAAAGAAATTGCAGGAGAAAAGATCGTGCTTATAGAAGATTACCAGTCATCTATTGCCCGTAACCTCCAGGAAAATACAGAGCATAACATCGATATTCCAAAATCCAATGTGTTGATCTATTACACCGAGGAGGGAACAAAAGTTGCCGCACGACCCAGCGGTACAGAGCCGAAGATCAAATTTTACATTAGCGTTAATAAGGATCTTGAAAAGGTAGAAGAGTTTGATAAAGCCAGTAAAGAACTGGATGAAAAGATCACCAGTGTAAAGGATGATCTACAGGTAGATTAA
- a CDS encoding ferritin-like domain-containing protein — MNIIKLLDEFTSERLLEKTSSRRDVFGTFGSLGKKAALAAIPFGMATSTGKAFTAQDQNAAVSALQLALTLEYLEAEFYIKALDSGVLPGGGRAEAVYQQISKHETAHVEFLKAGLGENSIDSPQFDFTAGGAFDPFNQNGAGQEVAYAQLLALAQAFEDTGVRAYKGQAGNLMGTPFLTPALQIHSVEARHASEIRRLRANVMGMSTEQNALGWITLDNRGPGMPEATQAVYNGEENITQGGVDLVAATGFDAVVVSQSYDEPMDGETAANIASLFIV, encoded by the coding sequence ATGAATATTATAAAATTATTAGATGAATTCACCTCAGAGCGTCTTTTGGAAAAAACTTCCTCAAGGAGAGATGTATTTGGAACTTTTGGTTCATTAGGAAAGAAAGCTGCCCTGGCCGCCATCCCTTTTGGAATGGCAACTTCAACGGGAAAAGCTTTCACAGCACAGGACCAAAATGCAGCAGTAAGTGCATTGCAACTGGCTTTAACCCTGGAATATCTGGAGGCTGAGTTTTACATTAAAGCCCTGGACTCTGGTGTATTACCTGGTGGAGGCCGTGCAGAAGCCGTGTATCAACAAATTTCAAAACATGAAACGGCTCACGTGGAATTTTTAAAAGCCGGTTTAGGCGAGAATTCTATAGATTCTCCGCAATTTGATTTCACCGCCGGGGGCGCCTTTGATCCTTTTAATCAAAATGGCGCAGGACAGGAAGTGGCGTACGCTCAACTGCTTGCACTGGCACAGGCTTTTGAAGATACAGGCGTTAGAGCTTATAAAGGACAGGCAGGAAATCTCATGGGCACCCCCTTCCTGACTCCCGCTTTACAAATACATTCTGTAGAGGCAAGACATGCTTCAGAAATTAGAAGATTAAGAGCCAATGTAATGGGAATGAGCACAGAGCAAAATGCTCTTGGATGGATCACACTTGATAACCGTGGGCCGGGAATGCCCGAAGCTACCCAGGCTGTGTACAACGGGGAGGAGAATATTACCCAGGGAGGTGTAGACCTTGTGGCTGCAACAGGCTTTGATGCCGTTGTTGTATCACAATCCTACGATGAACCTATGGATGGAGAGACAGCAGCCAACATTGCCAGTTTATTCATTGTTTAA
- a CDS encoding ferritin-like domain-containing protein, which yields MKKPVIKVQQKEIAAKGSNNSRRQFLKMGSIVVAGSGLLLACSNDDDDMGMIPEGDVFDLGSGDVGILNYAYALEQLEAAFYTSVLDGSYWMNAGAEERLVLEDLYKHEVIHREFFKAAITGAVNGDTSKVLPELEFDFSAVDFSSRDSVLGTARVLEDTGVAAYNGAGTLLQTPGFLVIAGKIVSVEARHAAAIRSLFLDDPKAFAGDEVVDENGLDLAMTPSEILTAVGETGFVKTAFTANQLPTG from the coding sequence ATGAAAAAACCAGTAATTAAAGTGCAGCAAAAGGAAATTGCAGCAAAGGGAAGTAATAATTCCAGAAGGCAATTTCTCAAAATGGGAAGTATTGTCGTTGCAGGATCGGGCCTTTTGCTTGCCTGTAGTAACGACGATGATGATATGGGAATGATCCCTGAAGGAGATGTCTTTGACCTTGGAAGTGGTGATGTAGGTATATTGAATTATGCTTATGCCCTGGAACAACTGGAGGCAGCCTTTTACACTAGTGTCCTGGACGGGTCTTATTGGATGAATGCCGGTGCCGAGGAGAGGTTGGTCCTTGAAGACCTTTATAAACATGAAGTTATTCACCGGGAATTTTTTAAAGCTGCCATAACAGGAGCAGTAAATGGTGATACATCAAAGGTATTACCTGAACTTGAATTTGATTTTTCAGCAGTAGATTTCAGCAGCAGGGATTCTGTATTAGGAACAGCCAGGGTACTTGAAGACACCGGGGTTGCAGCATATAATGGTGCAGGAACACTATTGCAAACGCCAGGTTTTCTTGTGATTGCAGGGAAAATCGTTTCAGTAGAAGCCAGGCATGCAGCAGCAATAAGGTCCCTTTTTCTCGATGATCCCAAAGCATTTGCCGGGGATGAGGTGGTTGATGAAAATGGACTTGACCTTGCAATGACCCCTTCAGAAATTTTAACCGCAGTTGGGGAAACCGGTTTTGTAAAGACAGCTTTTACGGCAAACCAATTACCTACAGGATAA
- a CDS encoding RNA polymerase sigma factor → METPEDLLLIRLKDSSSRDEAFRELLRLYKERLYWHLRNMVKDHNDTDDILQNTFIKVYRNIEKFKGESKLYSWMYRIATNEAITFLNKKSRSLQLSSEDLQNTLIDNIESDVYFEGDEIQLKLQRAIATLPQKQQQVFNMKYFQELKYREMAEILETSEGALKASYHIAAKKIEDFLKCN, encoded by the coding sequence TTGGAAACCCCAGAAGATTTATTATTAATACGTCTCAAAGACTCTTCATCACGTGACGAGGCTTTCCGGGAGCTCCTGAGGCTGTATAAGGAACGGTTATACTGGCACCTTCGCAATATGGTCAAGGACCATAATGATACAGATGATATCCTGCAAAATACTTTCATCAAAGTCTACCGGAATATTGAGAAATTTAAGGGAGAAAGCAAATTATATTCCTGGATGTATCGTATTGCAACCAATGAAGCAATTACTTTTTTGAATAAAAAATCACGCTCCCTTCAGTTATCATCAGAAGATTTACAAAATACCCTTATCGATAATATTGAGAGTGATGTTTATTTTGAAGGGGATGAAATTCAATTAAAATTGCAGCGGGCCATTGCCACCCTGCCTCAAAAACAACAGCAGGTTTTTAATATGAAATATTTCCAGGAGCTCAAATACCGGGAGATGGCTGAAATTCTTGAAACAAGTGAAGGAGCCCTTAAGGCTTCCTACCATATTGCAGCAAAAAAAATCGAAGATTTTTTAAAATGCAATTAA
- a CDS encoding anti-sigma factor gives MNVKEYISSGILELYVYGALTEEESAEVTRMMQKYPEVKTEVEEIEKALIELSAAAAPGDTESLIPAVKRLSQQEIRTETSRKNWSAYMGWAASLIFLVGLFFMYYQNLELRRSLQAVQVENAQIETQIANAREDAEKTRELLNVLRSRNIIQIPLEGQAPAPEAFATAYWDKENNVTYIDAADLPAPPQGMVYQVWSLKMQPLTPTSLGLLDSFEDDENKIFRLENINASEGFGITLEPEGGSETPTLERLYTLGVVSS, from the coding sequence ATGAACGTAAAGGAGTACATATCGTCCGGAATCCTGGAATTATACGTGTATGGTGCCCTTACTGAAGAGGAAAGTGCCGAGGTTACGCGTATGATGCAAAAATATCCTGAAGTAAAAACGGAAGTGGAGGAAATTGAAAAAGCTCTCATAGAGCTTTCAGCGGCTGCCGCACCGGGAGATACTGAATCATTAATACCTGCCGTAAAAAGATTATCTCAACAGGAAATTAGAACCGAAACTTCTCGCAAGAACTGGTCTGCTTACATGGGATGGGCTGCCAGTCTTATATTTTTGGTTGGACTATTTTTTATGTACTACCAAAACCTTGAACTAAGAAGATCCCTGCAGGCGGTTCAGGTTGAAAATGCGCAAATAGAAACCCAAATTGCAAATGCCAGGGAAGATGCTGAAAAAACCCGGGAACTACTTAACGTTTTACGAAGCAGAAATATAATACAAATTCCCCTGGAAGGCCAGGCTCCCGCACCTGAAGCCTTTGCTACAGCCTACTGGGATAAGGAAAATAATGTAACTTATATAGACGCGGCAGATCTCCCTGCTCCCCCACAAGGAATGGTTTACCAGGTGTGGTCACTAAAAATGCAGCCTCTTACTCCTACCAGTCTTGGTTTGCTGGATTCCTTTGAAGACGATGAAAATAAGATCTTTCGACTGGAAAATATAAATGCATCTGAAGGTTTTGGGATAACCCTGGAACCTGAAGGCGGTAGTGAAACTCCCACGCTTGAGAGATTGTATACCCTTGGAGTGGTTTCTTCCTAG